ATATAACAAACACCTTAAAATATGAACACCTTAAAAAAAGTAATTGTAATTCTTGGGAACGTTTTAAATTTTATCGGCAAGGTTCCTGCCTTTTTACTCCCTTCCAGTTTGAAGGGTTACAGAACAGAGTTATTTAACATTTTGGCGGTTGCGGTTGTGGCATTGGAGCAATTCGATATCACAGGATTAGCAGACGCTATATGTGGACTGATTAATTGTGATGCAGACGCAATTAAAGGCATTTATGTCTTATTGATTGCAGCCATTAACATTAGCCTGAGGCGCAAAACAGACACCGCACCTCACACCAATTGATATTCTTTTTTCATGGGTTGGTTTTGTTTTGCCGGGGGTGGTTCCCCGGCTTTTAAAGATTTTACCGAGGCACACCAGTCACGGAATTACCCGACGAGTGGAGGGTTAAAATCCTCCATTTTTTAATCTAAAAGAATGAATACAAGCCAAAAGTTATATCATTTATTTGGTGATCCTTTCACCGCTGAATTTCAAAAAAAATACTTGCACGTTTGGGATGTTCCAACAAAATTAGAAGTGGGGATAATTCCTAAAAAGATTTATTGTCACGCCTCATTTGCGCCAGTTTTAGAAAAGTTTTTCAAGCTACTTATTGAAAGACAGCTCACGGACCATATCAAGACCTGGGACGGATGTTACAACCTTAGACCCATAAGAGGCTATGAAAAGCATTTTGATGCGCTTTATAAGGTCGGGAATCTTAATGATGCAATGAAGTACCTATCATGCCATTCGTGGGGTTCTGCGATAGATATCAATGCAGCCTGGAACCAATTAGGGAAAACATCAACTCAAAATGCTGAATTGGTGAAAGCCGGGAAAGAGGCTGGCATGATTTGGGGAGGTGATTTTAAGCGTGTTGATGCACAACATTTTGAAATGAAACTTTAATTTCATGACAATAAGAAAAAAGGATGCGGAGTTAATCGAGAATTTAATAGTTGAGCATCTTGAATTGATGCCGACTGTTCCCAATCGGACATTGGCGAGGATACTTTGTGAAAAATACCCTGAAACATTTTACAGCATTGAACAAGCCAGGACGTGTGTAAGGGCAAGGCGAGGTAAAAATGCATCGAGGCATAGAGAGGCAAGGCTAAGAGCCGGAAAGAAAATATACACCCAACTAATTGAACATTACCCTGAGCCTGAATTACACGAATTAGACCCATATCAGATTCCTAAAGGAAACACGAATATCGGGGTTATATCAGATCTGCATTTTCCAAAACAATGTAACGAAACGATTGATTTTGCCTTAAATGATTACGCACGAATTGGGGTTGATACTATAATTCTGAATGGTGATATTTTAGACAACCCGACATTCGGGAAATTTCCAGTTGATCCGAACTACCGATCAAAGGTCGGGCATTGGTTCGATCAGACGGAATACTTTTTAGAATCACTTCGGGAGGCGTTCCCGAATGCCTTAATACTATATGTCGAAGGCAATCATGATTCTTGGTATCGAAGATGGTTATGGCAACAAGCCAAGAACGTGGCAGCTGATCCTTATTTCTCATTGGAGGATAGGCTGCATCTCATAGATTATGGAATAAAATTCATTCCCGAAATCCAATTAATACAGTGCCATGATTACTTTATATTTCATGGTCATCAACACGCTAAAGGTGGGCAATTGGACACGGTTGCAAAAAGAATGGTCGCAAAGCTAAATTCAAACTGTATCATAGGACATATGCACTATGCTTCATCTTTTGCCCTTACTAATATAACAGGGGCAAATTGCGCCACTGTCCATGTATTAGGTGCAGCATCAACCAATAAGCCTTCATACATGCCATTTGGAGGCAAGTCCAGAAAAGGCTATCTGTATATGACCGCTAAAGATGGAGTTTGTGAAGTGTCTAACATCTGGAACGATAACGGAAGAAAGAGGGAGATCACAATATGAGCAAACCCAAAAGGAAGCGATTAACAAAGAATAGTCCGGTGAGGGTGTCACTGTCATTAAGAAAGTGGCAGTTAGACGCATTGGGAGGGCCTGAAAAGGTAAGGGAATATCTATATAACTACATTAATGCAGTCACTTATATAAACCACACTACCAATAATTAGCCACATTTAAACATACCCGATCAGGTATGATTTCTCATTCATCAAGTCAGAATGTACCCGATAAGGTGCAATATCTGATGCAAAATGAACATCACAATGTGCAATATATTATTTTATATCAATCATTTATATATTATAATATAAAAAATGTGAAGAATTGACAAAAATAATTGTCTAAAAATTTGGATAATGTGCAATATTGAACATATATTTGTACCATACTTATAAAGAAATGCAAGATAATAACAAACCAGACATAGCAAAAGAAATGGGGCTACTTACTTTAGTAGAGGCAGCAAAATATTTAGGAGTGTCAGAAGGCCACTTCAGACAACATATTTCGCCTAAACTCATAGGTGTAACCCCAGGCAAAACAAAGTATTTCACAAAAAAAGAGTTGATTAAATGGTTAGGCGCAAGAATTACAAAAGTAGCACAACAGGCGATAGTTTAACACGTAATTAACTGAACTTTAACTTATTATAAATTTATACTATACGAGAACGCTCGTATAGGGTGGCATCTTTTTGCCTAAAAGAAACAGAACAAGCGAGGCCGTGAGTGATGGTTTTATCATTCAAATCTACCTGAGGATGCGCCCGGTTGACAATATGGTTAGCCGGGTCCTTTTCGGATAGCAAAATGTCTTCATGATTCCTTGAAAGCAAGGAGGTTTTGATTTTCTATTAAAATGGTAAAGTTAGCCGGGTGAGATTCCCGGCATTTTTAAAACTCAATCAACTCATTTAAAATGAATAATCTTTTCAACCAAAAAGCAAATTTCCCAGAGGTAAAGATCGAAGGCGAAAATCAGGTAGTTTCTGCCAGGGACTTATATAATTTCTTGGAAGTATCTGAGGCATTTAGTGAATGGTTTGCGAGAATGAAAGGGTATGGATTCACGCAAAACGTTGATTATCAAAGTTTATCGGGAAAATCCGAAAAACTCGGAGGCCGACCATCAACGGATTATGCCTTAACTATTGAAACGGCCAAAGAGATCGCCATGATCCAGAGAACAGAGATAGGTAAAAAGGTCCGGGAATATTTCATCGAATGCGAAAGGCAACTGAAAATAAAAAAGATTTCTGATAGGATTTTGACCCCGGATGTCCTGATCAATTTGGCTACACAACTTAAGGGTGAAATGGCAAAAAACGAGGAACTGACCGAACAATTACAAATGTCCGAATCAGTAATCAAGGCCCAGGCTCCAAAAGTAAAATATGTGGATGAAGTATTGGCAGTGCCGAATACTTGGACCACAACCACAATTGCAAAGGAATTGGGTATGACAGCCCAACACCTAAATAAAATCCTTTGTGATCTTAAGATTCAATTTCCGCATGAAAAGCATTATGTCCTTTATGCCAAATATCAAAATAAAGACTTCACAAGGACCAGGACTGCCACCTTCATAGATGGCTCAGGAGTGACAAGATCAAGCCTCCTGATGTCTTGGACCGAGAAAGGAAGGATGTTCATTCATCAGACCATCCAAGAAATCAGAAATGACAGCTCTATTCCTCAAGAATCAAAATCTTAATCATGTTAATTGAACTCACATCTTCAGAAGCAATTACACTTCGTTTGGCCATCCATCATTCCATCATGGTAAACAATGAAATGCTCGACCTGTGCCTTGACTCAAGCGATTATCGCAAACACGAAATCGAAAAGTTGAGAACAATTCAAAACAAATTAAACGGTCTACCTGACTAAAAGATAGAGAGTGTGCCAGTAAACGTATTGGCCTTTTGATTTTCGGTTATACCACATGCTTCATGCCGGGTGGTCCTAAGCTGCCCGGCAAATTTAAAAAAAATGAGAATTGAAAACGATTTATTTATAAAGTGGTCCGTTGACGGCACACTTAGAGATATAGAATTTATTCATGAGTTGGGTTTTACTGCCCGAATTAAGATTGCCCCAGGCCGTTTTTCACAAATTAAAACTTTCACAATTATATGACAACTGCAACAATCTCCGAGCCTATTAAATTAAGAAAACCCGATGCCCCTCTTGACCACTATCACCACATTGAACAACTCCAAGTTGGAGAATGGTTTTACTCAGTTTGGTTTGTGTTTTCTTATACCATTGAAGAATGGGAGGATGATTTACCCGATGGAAGGTCAAGAGTTTGCCAGGTTTACGATTTTCCAAAAGAAGAAATTAAAATCAGAGCATTAATGGGATGTCATGAAGCTGAGGAAGAATTAAAACCAATGAAAGAAATTGACCAGGACAAATACCTTGAACTCATTGATGCAATTTATTCAGAATTAGACAACAATACAGAATTCTACATATGAGAAATCACGCAAAACTCAAAACAAATCCGGCTCCAATCATTCGATTTTACCTAAGCAAAATTCAATCTAAAAAGATTGATAAATGCGAATGGGAATTAATGGACAAGACCCGAATGAGGGAGATATTTGAAAATGCCATACCGGTTATAAAGGCATCAAACAAACCGGAAGACGCTGAACTGGTCCCAATTATTGAAGAAAAATTAAAACTACTAATATGACTAAGACTAAAACTCGGAATCTGATTTCTGCGACATGGGCCAAAAATCCCAAAATGTGGAATTGCCTTTTTGAACTCTCCGTTGTGAGGGGTCGACTAACGCTCGATGAATTTGAGCAAGTTGGCAACAAAACAAGGACAAAATCCCAGGAAGGACTGGGAAACATTAAAGTCTGCAGAATGAAATTCAAAGGCTCATTAAATTAAAAATCAAATCATGATAACGTACGAAGAGTTTTTAAAAGCAGTCGAAACTGTAAAAAAATACAAAGAGCAATGTGAAAACCACATTAAAGACGTTTGCGAAAAATCAAAAGGCATTGATAAGCTTTTGAAAATTGATAAAAATACAAGAATCTGGGATTTAGATTGCTCAACAAGACTTCTCAACTCATTGAGTGGTTATTTTAGATACACTAAAGGACTTGATCCAGTTGACCTTAAAGTGTTAGATTTTTCAAAAATATCAATGACTGAGATTTCAAAAATGCATCATTTTGGAAAAGGAACCTTAAAAGAGCTAAAAGAAATATGCTATTTGGCCGAAGTAGAGATGCAGCCATAAATTAAAATCAAATCAACTAAAAATGAAAACGCATTGGAAAAAATTAACCAATCCAAATTACATCGGGGCATACTCAATGCCGGAAGGCAAGGACTTGACTGTAGAAATTACGGACGTAAAAAGAGAAGTGGTGAAGGGTGAAGGGGGCAAGACAGATGAATGCACTGTCCTTTACTTAAAGGACTCAAAGCCAATGATCCTGAACGTCACCAATTCAAAGATGATTAGCAAGGTTCACAATACACCTTTCATTGAAGAATGGATCGGCAAGAAAATAACCCTGTATGTTTCTACCACTTCGTTAAAGGGTGAAAAGGTGGAGTGTCTGAGGGTTCGTGACATTCTGCCAACTGAGAAGAAAAAGCCCGAATTGACTCCTGGCCATACAAAATGGGCCGGAGCAAAGAAAGCAATCCAGGAAGGCAATTACACAGTGGACAAACTCAAGGAGGTATTTTTTATTTCACCTGAAAATGAAGAGGTTTTAAATGAAAAGGTTTAAGATTCGATGTTCTGCTATTGGTCAGATAATGAAAAACGGAACTGATAAAAAATCAATGGGGGAGGTTACCAGGAAGAAAGTTCAGGGGTGGATAAAAGAACAATTGTATGGAAGAACTGAAGAGATAGATAGTAAATTTTTAAGAAAAGGAATAGCCGTTGAACAGGCTGCAATTGATTACGTTTCGGATGTTTTGGAATACGGTTTTCTTTTAAAGAATGAAGAAAATCTGAGCAATGAATTTTTAACAGGAACGCCTGACATAATTCTCAATAATCTGATTCTTGATATTAAGTCTTCATGGAATTGTTTCACATTCCCATTATTTGAAGATGAAATAAAAAATCAAGATTACGTCTGGCAGGGCCAGGGGTACATGGCCTTAACCGGTGCGGAAACATTCAGGGTTATCTATGTCTTAATGGACACTCCAGAGGATGAGATTTTCAGAGAGGCCAGTTCTTTTTGTTGGAAAAACGACATTGAACTAAATGACGAAATTCTAAAGGAGTTCACCGAAAAAGCGACCTACAAAAACATTCCGCACGAACTCAGAACAAAAACATTTGAGTTCAAAAGGGATGAAGAAAAGATCAATTCAATCTATAAAAGGGTTGAAGAGTGCCGGGAATACATTCACAAATTAGGGTTTTAATATGCAATTCGTTTTAAACAACCAAACAGCAAAAGACAACTTTAAACAATGGGTTAATAACCTATTTATGAAGTATGCAGACACTGCCAAGAACTTCTATATTGATATAAAAGAGGGGAGCGAAATCAGGTCTGTAGAGCAAAATAAATACTATTGGTCGGTAGTGGTAGAAATTGCCCAGGCAATTATAAAGGAAACAGAAGGGCGTCAATTATCCAACGAGCTTACACATGAGAACCTAAAATATAATTTTGGAACTCAGGTCTTCAGTGAAGAAACATACTGGACTTGGATATATAATTCCAAAGTGATTACCGTTGACGAATTTAACTCTTTGCCATACATGGAGCGCAACAAATGCTTAAGAGTATTTATGATGCCATCCACGGCAAAAATGACCAAGAAGCAATTTAATCAATATGTCCAACTCATACAGGAATGGGCTGCATTTTTAGGGTACGAAATACCGGAACCAAAACAAAACTAAAAACTCAAAATAATGAACAAGTTAACATTTTTAGAAAGTAAAATAACAAAGGTGGTCCGGGAGACTATCGAAGGAACTAAGCCAAGAAAAGAGAAAAAATCACATCGTGGGATTAGGGTAGATTCAATAGTGATCGCAGCCGGATCAAGCAGGATAATAGTTAATCATGAACAGGACAATGAACAATGCCGAAAGTTTGAAGCATTCCCAACGGCCTCAAAATGGCTACAGGAGTATAAGAGGCTTTCTTTAATGCAATTGACATCAGAAAATTAGGATATGGCAGTCTGTGAGAGGCACGGATTATTTTATTCAGATTCCCAAATATGTGGCCAATGTTGGAGGGAGGACCAATCTGTTAGGACCAAGGAGCGCAAAGCAGAGAGGGTATTTAAAGGAAAAAGGTTCTCCAAGCCAACAACACAGAAGGGTATTGACAGACTTAAATTAAAAAGCAAATTGCAGTCTGCATGGTCGGCTTATATGAAAAAAGTTTATCGAGAAATGGGTATTCAACACTGTTTCATTACCGGCAAAACCACAACCCAAAAAGGTCTATTCTCATTGCACGTTTCGCACTATTACCCAAAGGGCCAAGTGTGGCAATTGTGGTGCGACCCATGTAATTCAGGTCTATCTGTGTACGATCAAAACATAAACAAACCTGAGAACGCAACCGCAATGCGAAGCAAGTTGGTTGAAATTTGGGGTAAGGAAAAAATGGAAGAATTAGACGCAAAAGAGAAATATTACCGAGAGAGAATTCAACAAGGTTTGGACACGAAACACCCGACAGATATTTGGATAATTGGAATGATTGAATTATTAAAACAAAAGTAAAACTCTTGGGAGGAGTTATAAAACCCAATATAAAAAAATGAATATTTTTGAAACAGAACCAATGGTGAAGGATATTAACCAAGTTCACACAACCACAGATTATTTTCTATTCAAATCAATAGAAGGTAATAGAAACAAAAACCTGCTCCATATTAACAGGTTGAAAAAATCAATGTCCGAAAATTATTTATTCACGATAATAATAGTGAATGAAAAGTATGAGATTATTGACGGGCAACACAGATTTGATGTGATTCAAGAATTAAAACTTCCATTAAATTATGTAGTATGTAAAGGGTATGGATTAAATGAGGTCCACATTTTAAACCAAAACTCAAAAACATGGAATGCGGATGATTATTTAGACGGATATTGCCGCTTGAAGTATCCACATTATTTAAAATACGCAGAGTTTAAAGAAAAATATGGCTTTGGGCACGTAGAATGTATGACTATTTTAAGCGGTTATACTTCACACAGAGGTGGTGACAGGGCAAAGACTTTTCATGAAGGAGCGTTTAAAATAAAAGATTATGGCAAGGCTTGTGAAATTGCGGAAAAAATTGAAATAATTGGCCAATATTACTTAGGGCATAAAAGAAGAAGTTTTGTTTTCTCCATGCTTGTATTGTTTAAGAGTAAAAATTTTGAATTTACAGAGTTAATCCAGAAGTTAAAACTACAGCCAACAGCAATGGTCGACTGCACGAATGTTCAACGGTACATTATGCTTATTGAGGAAATTTATAATTATAGAAGACGTGAAAAGGTTAATCTTAGATACTAAAATTATGGCAGTATGTCAGTCGGCTTGTTAGTCGACTGGCATCACTACTGATTTATGGTTAATGGCAATGATCAAATTATTAAAATCAAAATGAACATCGAGAAAGAAATACAAGAAATTAAAGGAGCGCAAAGCGAAATCGGGGCAATGATTAAAATTCTACTTAAGAAATTTTGCCCTGAATCGGACCTTTTGACGCCAAAGGAAATTACCAAAATGACTGGTTGGTCAAGGTCCAAAATAAACAGAATTGCCAAAGAAAGCGACATAATTGACAGGTCAATCAGGGGCACACATCGGAAGTACAGACGCTCGGAAATACTCAAATTAATTTAAAATTTAACTCAAAACTCAAATGACAAAATCCCCTGCATTTTTATTTTATCCTGGTGATTGGTTAGGCGGCACACTTGGAATGACTCTTGAAGAAAAAGGGGCATATATGGAGCTTCTGATATTGCAATTTAACAGAGGTCATATGACCTCACATATGATTGGTCAAGTGATTGGTCAAAATTGGGTCAACATAAAATGCAAATTTTCAATTGATAGTGATGGATTGTTTTATAATAAACGATTGGACATTGAGAAAGAAAAGCGCAAAATGTATGTGGAGTCGAGAAATAACAACAGATCAGGAGAAAATCAACATACTAAAAAAATAAAAAAACAAGCTCATAAGACCAAAGATATCAAAGGTCATATGACCTCACATATGGAAAATGAAAATGAAAATGAAAATATAAATGAATATGGAATTGAAAATAAAAATCAATTATCGAAAATCAAAAATTTTCAAATTCCAGAAATTTCAGAGTTGGTCGAATACTTTGAGTTGAGACATTCAACCGAAATCGAAGCAGCCAAGTTTTATAATTTCTACCAATCTAAAAACTGGATGGTGGGCAAATCAAAAATGAAAGACTGGAGGGCTGCAGCTAACGGATGGGTTTTGCGGAATAAGACAGATTTTAAAAACGGAGGACAAAAACTGGACAGAACAGACCAAAACAAAATGACCACAATTGCAGCATTGCACAAATTAAATCAAAAAATAGAATCGAATGAAGTTTGAACTTTGGAACGCTGAACCATTTTTGCGAGATATCCCAAAAGGGAACCGAGCAGAAGAAATTTTAAAGATTGTTCACAAATACTTGGATTATCGAAACATCGAACAGAGCGAAGGGCAAAAGATTGTCCTGGTTGAATTCATTTTAGAAGAAATAAAAAACTTGCCATTTTTAAAATCCTATGCAATTCGTTGGGCATTAAACCAGTTCACAGATTCCACAAACCACAATGTTAGTGCCGCCGTTGTGATGGCAATGATCAAGAAGGGATATTCGCACGAGGTTCACAAAGAAACTTTGAAAAAATGGGAACTTGAGGACCAAAAAAACAGACTTGCACCGCTAACTGAGGCGCAAAAAGAAGAATTAAACGCTAAAGCAAGGGCAGACGCATGGGCGGTATGCGTTGACCAGGTTGCGAACTCCAATGTTGACTTTGAAAACCCGAATTGGAGAAATGCGTCTTACTATCTGTCTAAAGAATTAGCCTACACGCTCACAGATGAGTTGAGGCGTGATTTTAACGCCTTAGCCATAGAAACTATCAAGAAAGAATTAAAAGCCGTCACAATTGATCTAAATGCGTCAAAAGATGAACGCTCAAGGGCAACTATTTTGTTTTCGGACATTATCAGTAACAATTTTGAAGACAAAGACCTTCAATCCAAAATTGATTCATTGAGGCGAAAAATGATTGTTAGGAATTATATTGAAACAAATTGTATATAATCTAAAAATAAAAAAAATGAAAAAACATTTAATGCTTGACATTGAAACTATGGGAAATCAAAGCTATTCTGCCATATTAAGTATAGCTGCCGTATATTTTGATATTAATACTGGTGAAACTTATGATGAGTTTTATAAATGTATTGATTTAAAATCTTGCTTAGATAAAGGGTTAGTTATTAATGCTGACACATTGGTTTGGTGGTTTGGGCAAAATGAGAGCGCAAAAAAGAGATAACCAAATCTGATAAATACAGCTTAGGAGAAGTATTAGATGACTTTTCTGAATTTTGCACAAAAGATTGTGAGATATGGGCAAGATCTCCAAGGTTTGATTGCGGCATTTTACAAAATGCGCATGACAGATTAGATATGCCAATCCTTTGGGATTTTAGAAAAGAAAGATGTGTCAGGACATTAGTCAGCTTTAATGAAAAAATAAAGGACTCTGTTTTAAGAAAAGGCGACGATCATAATCCATTACATGATTGCAAAAATCAAATTAAATATACTGTTGAGTGCTATAGGTCAATAACTGAATAACAATTTTGTTAGTTTATATTTATTTTATTATGAAAAAGAAACCAAAGGTTAAGCCAAAGCCTAAAACTAAAATGTAATTTAGGAGTAAGTGACGGATTTTATGTCCGTCACTTTAAAAAAAACAAGAAAAAGAAAAATTACATATTTGTCTAATATCAGGTGGGAAAGATAGCCAAGCAACCGCCATATTTTTAAAAAACCATGGGATTAAATCAACACATATATTTTGTGATACAGGCTGGGAAGATGAAACTACTTACGAGTTTTTAAAAGAGTTTGAGGAGAAATTAGGAAGTGAAATTATTACCTTAAAAGGTGAAAGAGCTTTTGTTGAATTAGCAAAACACAAAAAAAGATTTCCATCCACAAAAGCTAAGTTTTGTACCGAAGAATTAAAGATTAAACCAACTATTGATTTTATACTAAATCAAACTCAAGATGTTGTTATCTATCAAGGCATAAGATGGGAGGAGAGCAAAAATAGATCAACTTTTGAAAAGTCAGATGATTTCTTTAAGCATTATTTTGAGCCATATGGATATGATAAAAAAGGGAAGCCTAAATTATATACTTATCGGAAAAAAGATATAATAATGTGGCTTAAAGAATATCAATGCTCGGTTGAAAGGCCAATTATTAGTTGGAGTACACAGCAAGTATTTGACTACATTATTGATAATGGGTTTATGCCAAATAAATTATATAAATATGGATTCACAAGGGTAGGCTGTTTCCCTTGCATTATGTGTACTAAAGATGAAATTGCAAAAGTAGTTGAGTATAATCCAAGCAAAATAGATTATTTAAAAAATCTTGAAATAGAGATGGGTGGTAATTTTTTCCCACCAAATTACATACCTATAAGGTTTTGTTCAAAAAAAGTAAATAAGATTGATAAAGAAACAGGAAAGAATGTTGCCGTTGGGATTCCATCAATAATGGACGTTGTAAATTATGTGAAGCAAAAGAACTATGGGTCTGGTTTATTTTCTGGTAGTTTTTGCCAAAATGAAATGTTACCGTGTGAATAATATTAATAAATTTTAAAACAAAAAATGATTAACACAGAAAGCATTGCCATAAGAAGGCTAAAGGAAATAAATGATAAAAACTCTGAAACAAAAGAATACTCTTTAGGTGATGTTCTTCTTGTGGGAAAGTATGAGGAAACACTTAGAGAATGTGGGTGGGAAAATAAAGACATTGTTTCACTTTCAAAAAATTATTATAACAATGCAATGGATATCAGTTAAAGACAGGCTCCCGGAAGTTGGGCAATATATTTTGATTTGTAACTCAAATGCAGATGAAGACAATATAGTATGTGAGGCTGTTTATCTTGACAATTTTTTTTATATTAGTCAGATAAATGAAAGGGCAGAGCTTGTCACACACTGGGGTCCACTACCTGAACCGCCAAAAGATTAAAACAATGGACAAAATAGATCAGAATGTAAGAGGTAATGAAACATTAAGTTTTAATTACGAAACCGGAATATATGAGGCAACTTGTAGGTTAAGAATAAATACCCATAGGGCCGGACCTGGAAGGTTGCAGCAAATGTACACTAACTTATCAACCGGAAAAACCTATTGGAAGGATGTCGAAATAGACAATTTTCAAGATTAAAGTAAAGCCACAACTTGACCAAAACGTAAAAAAGTAAAGGTATAGATTAAAAAATGTCCAGTTTATTTCACATAAAACAAGACAAAAAAATGGCTACTAACTTTTTGCGTATATACGAGGTACGCCTTAACGAAATTTTAAATTATAAACAAATGCTTGTAGGCGTATCTTGTATATACTCTATTATAAGCTGATTAAATTTTTGAGCGATGGAATGGATAACAACCAAACAAATACAAAGTTCTGATGGTAAAACGGAAAGTATACGATGTGAACTATGGCTAAACTTTGAGCCAACACAATGGAATAAAAAAACAAAGTCGCCTGTTTTGGAAATATATTTCTATGATAAAAAAGTAGAAGGTGGTTGGTGGATTGACAATGCAAAAACAAAATGGTATGTGCATCCACCGCAAAAGCAATGTGAAATAAAATTCACTTATTTTCAAAGACAACCAATTGAAAAGTTTTATTCAAGTGAAAAGAAAATACCATATAATGATTTCAAGATTGGATTTTTGCAAGAAGAAAGCAATAGAAATATTTACAAGTAAACTAAATGACATCGTTTTGCAGTGCGGTGGAAAAATTTAATTTGCTTATAACGGTTTGCAGCTAACCGAAGGCAGGGAATTTAACCACAAAACAACAATGGAACCACGAAACTTGAACATAGCACAAAACTTTCTTAGGAGCAGTAAACCCCTGCTTTTGGTTAGGTGCTGTTATACGCTGCCCTTATTGAATGATTATTAACAAC
This DNA window, taken from Candidatus Vicinibacter affinis, encodes the following:
- a CDS encoding M15 family metallopeptidase, coding for MNTSQKLYHLFGDPFTAEFQKKYLHVWDVPTKLEVGIIPKKIYCHASFAPVLEKFFKLLIERQLTDHIKTWDGCYNLRPIRGYEKHFDALYKVGNLNDAMKYLSCHSWGSAIDINAAWNQLGKTSTQNAELVKAGKEAGMIWGGDFKRVDAQHFEMKL
- a CDS encoding metallophosphoesterase family protein yields the protein MTIRKKDAELIENLIVEHLELMPTVPNRTLARILCEKYPETFYSIEQARTCVRARRGKNASRHREARLRAGKKIYTQLIEHYPEPELHELDPYQIPKGNTNIGVISDLHFPKQCNETIDFALNDYARIGVDTIILNGDILDNPTFGKFPVDPNYRSKVGHWFDQTEYFLESLREAFPNALILYVEGNHDSWYRRWLWQQAKNVAADPYFSLEDRLHLIDYGIKFIPEIQLIQCHDYFIFHGHQHAKGGQLDTVAKRMVAKLNSNCIIGHMHYASSFALTNITGANCATVHVLGAASTNKPSYMPFGGKSRKGYLYMTAKDGVCEVSNIWNDNGRKREITI
- a CDS encoding helix-turn-helix domain-containing protein, which codes for MQDNNKPDIAKEMGLLTLVEAAKYLGVSEGHFRQHISPKLIGVTPGKTKYFTKKELIKWLGARITKVAQQAIV
- a CDS encoding antA/AntB antirepressor family protein — its product is MNNLFNQKANFPEVKIEGENQVVSARDLYNFLEVSEAFSEWFARMKGYGFTQNVDYQSLSGKSEKLGGRPSTDYALTIETAKEIAMIQRTEIGKKVREYFIECERQLKIKKISDRILTPDVLINLATQLKGEMAKNEELTEQLQMSESVIKAQAPKVKYVDEVLAVPNTWTTTTIAKELGMTAQHLNKILCDLKIQFPHEKHYVLYAKYQNKDFTRTRTATFIDGSGVTRSSLLMSWTEKGRMFIHQTIQEIRNDSSIPQESKS
- a CDS encoding 3'-5' exoribonuclease yields the protein MKKHLMLDIETMGNQSYSAILSIAAVYFDINTGETYDEFYKCIDLKSCLDKGLVINADTLVWWFGQNESAKKR
- a CDS encoding 3'-5' exoribonuclease, which encodes MTKSDKYSLGEVLDDFSEFCTKDCEIWARSPRFDCGILQNAHDRLDMPILWDFRKERCVRTLVSFNEKIKDSVLRKGDDHNPLHDCKNQIKYTVECYRSITE
- a CDS encoding phosphoadenosine phosphosulfate reductase family protein, whose amino-acid sequence is MCLISGGKDSQATAIFLKNHGIKSTHIFCDTGWEDETTYEFLKEFEEKLGSEIITLKGERAFVELAKHKKRFPSTKAKFCTEELKIKPTIDFILNQTQDVVIYQGIRWEESKNRSTFEKSDDFFKHYFEPYGYDKKGKPKLYTYRKKDIIMWLKEYQCSVERPIISWSTQQVFDYIIDNGFMPNKLYKYGFTRVGCFPCIMCTKDEIAKVVEYNPSKIDYLKNLEIEMGGNFFPPNYIPIRFCSKKVNKIDKETGKNVAVGIPSIMDVVNYVKQKNYGSGLFSGSFCQNEMLPCE
- a CDS encoding DUF551 domain-containing protein produces the protein MQWISVKDRLPEVGQYILICNSNADEDNIVCEAVYLDNFFYISQINERAELVTHWGPLPEPPKD